One Methanobrevibacter sp. V74 DNA window includes the following coding sequences:
- a CDS encoding IGHMBP2 family helicase, with product MKKYIKNLIRLINYERDAEIDLMTYEISTMSGKKREELGRAINKVKGKSLGNELGLEIVQFGRPEAIDTEISVGDMVLVSSEDPLRSDLTGTVTEKGTRFVKVAFDKRVPRWAIKKKVRLDLYANDITFRRMEDNLKHLSLKGKNALEYILKDRNPRKNRPAPYISYIDENLNSSQKSAIEDALSCENFFLIHGPFGTGKTRTLVELISQETRQNHKVLATAESNAAVDNILERLMENKKLNLTRLGHPQRVSKHNITQTLAYKVENHELNKKIKKINKKINNLIEKRKVHTKPTPQYRRGYGDYDILHMASKGKCGRGISSGKMKSMAKWIEINQEIDEAHDEIKRIENKMIKDIIETSDVILATNSSAALESIERVKFDVAIIDEASQATIPSVLIPIAKAHRFILAGDHKQLPPTIISDRAGALSKTLFEELIMMYPFKSQLLNIQYRMNSLLMKFPNEEFYNKSLKSDSSVDEININDIVKSDQNEEALLFIDTSDVDLEGETHLKDSKSIINNFEAEISSKIAQDYLTIGVNQEDIGIISPYADQVKIIQDMTPVEVKTVDSFQGREKEIIIISTVRSNENGNIGFLRDLRRLNVAITRAKRKLIIIGNKNTLKVDPTYERLINFCEKNDLLLKI from the coding sequence TTGAAGAAATATATTAAAAACTTAATAAGACTCATAAATTATGAAAGAGATGCTGAAATTGACTTAATGACATATGAAATAAGTACCATGTCAGGTAAAAAAAGAGAAGAACTTGGAAGAGCCATTAATAAAGTTAAAGGAAAAAGTTTAGGTAATGAGTTAGGCTTAGAGATTGTCCAGTTTGGAAGGCCAGAGGCTATTGACACTGAAATATCAGTTGGAGATATGGTCTTAGTAAGCAGTGAAGATCCATTGCGAAGTGATTTAACCGGCACAGTTACTGAAAAAGGCACCAGATTCGTCAAAGTTGCTTTTGACAAACGTGTTCCAAGATGGGCAATTAAAAAGAAAGTTAGGCTTGATTTATATGCTAATGACATTACATTTAGAAGAATGGAAGATAATTTGAAACATTTAAGTCTGAAAGGTAAAAATGCTCTTGAATACATCTTAAAAGATAGAAATCCAAGGAAAAACAGACCTGCCCCATACATTTCATACATTGATGAAAATCTCAACTCCTCTCAAAAGTCGGCTATTGAAGATGCATTATCCTGTGAAAATTTTTTTTTGATTCATGGTCCTTTTGGAACGGGCAAAACCAGAACATTAGTTGAGCTAATATCCCAAGAAACACGTCAAAACCATAAGGTTTTAGCAACTGCTGAAAGTAATGCTGCTGTTGATAACATTTTAGAGAGATTGATGGAAAATAAAAAACTAAATCTTACAAGGCTTGGTCATCCTCAAAGAGTTTCAAAACACAATATTACACAAACTTTAGCATATAAAGTTGAAAATCATGAGCTAAATAAAAAAATTAAAAAAATTAATAAAAAAATCAATAATTTGATTGAAAAACGTAAAGTCCACACCAAACCAACACCGCAGTATCGTAGAGGATATGGAGATTATGATATTCTCCATATGGCATCAAAAGGAAAATGCGGTCGTGGAATTAGCTCTGGAAAGATGAAATCCATGGCCAAATGGATTGAAATTAACCAAGAAATCGACGAAGCCCATGACGAGATAAAGAGAATTGAAAATAAAATGATTAAAGACATCATTGAAACAAGTGATGTTATACTTGCCACTAACTCATCAGCAGCTCTTGAGTCAATTGAAAGAGTTAAATTTGACGTTGCAATTATTGATGAAGCATCCCAAGCTACGATTCCAAGTGTTTTAATCCCGATAGCTAAAGCCCATAGATTTATCCTTGCAGGAGACCACAAACAGCTGCCTCCAACAATCATTAGCGATAGAGCAGGAGCACTCTCAAAAACTTTATTTGAAGAGTTAATAATGATGTATCCTTTTAAATCCCAGTTATTAAATATCCAATACCGCATGAATAGTTTGCTTATGAAGTTTCCAAATGAGGAATTCTACAACAAGAGCCTCAAGAGCGATTCAAGTGTTGATGAGATAAATATTAATGACATTGTCAAATCTGATCAAAATGAAGAAGCATTGCTTTTTATTGATACCTCTGATGTTGATTTAGAAGGGGAAACCCATCTAAAAGATTCAAAATCCATTATCAATAACTTCGAAGCAGAAATTAGCTCAAAAATTGCTCAAGATTATTTGACAATAGGTGTAAATCAGGAAGACATTGGAATCATTAGCCCTTATGCCGACCAAGTAAAAATTATCCAAGATATGACCCCCGTTGAGGTTAAAACGGTAGATAGTTTTCAGGGAAGAGAAAAAGAAATCATTATCATCTCCACAGTTAGAAGTAATGAAAATGGAAATATTGGTTTTTTGAGAGATTTGAGAAGATTAAATGTTGCAATTACCCGTGCAAAAAGAAAATTAATCATAATTGGCAACAAAAATACTTTAAAAGTTGATCCAACTTATGAGAGATTGATTAATTTTTGCGAAAAGAATGACTTATTATTAAAAATTTAG
- a CDS encoding argininosuccinate synthase: MTDKVVLAFSGGLDTSVCVKLLEEEYDVEVITACVDVGQGEEEMEKAKTMASKIGGLKHYNIDAKEEFANEYISRGIKANAEYEGYPLSTALARPLIAQKIIEVAEKEGATAIAHGCTGKGNDQFRFEAVILAMSNLDIIAPIREMNLTRTEEKEYAESKGIELSYDKIYSIDENLWGRAIEGDVLEDPANEPPEDIYEWTASWEDAKAEPEKVSIEFEEGIPVAINGEMMPLIDIIRKANEIAGENGIGRVDTIENRMIGLKSREIYETPGAKLLIAAHQALEELVLTTDELRFAEYMSTLYAGLVYRALWQEPLREDLDQAIDKMQERVSGEVVMKLFKGSIQPIVRKSPFSLHSIEQITFEDKETDQREVEGMIKYHGLQAVNYQKLNR, encoded by the coding sequence ATGACTGATAAAGTAGTTTTAGCATTCAGTGGTGGGTTAGACACCTCCGTGTGTGTTAAATTATTAGAAGAAGAATATGATGTAGAAGTTATTACTGCTTGTGTAGATGTAGGGCAAGGTGAAGAAGAAATGGAAAAAGCAAAAACTATGGCATCAAAAATTGGTGGATTAAAACACTACAATATCGATGCTAAAGAAGAATTTGCAAACGAATACATCTCACGCGGAATTAAAGCAAATGCAGAATATGAAGGATATCCATTAAGTACTGCTCTTGCAAGACCACTGATTGCTCAAAAAATCATAGAAGTAGCTGAAAAAGAAGGAGCAACTGCAATTGCACATGGATGTACTGGAAAAGGAAACGATCAATTTAGATTTGAAGCAGTTATTCTTGCAATGTCTAACTTAGATATTATTGCACCAATCAGAGAAATGAATTTAACCAGAACGGAAGAAAAAGAATATGCTGAATCTAAAGGTATTGAACTAAGTTACGATAAAATTTACAGTATTGATGAAAACCTCTGGGGAAGAGCTATTGAAGGAGATGTATTAGAAGATCCTGCAAACGAACCTCCAGAAGATATTTATGAATGGACTGCATCCTGGGAAGATGCCAAAGCAGAACCCGAAAAAGTATCTATTGAATTCGAAGAAGGCATACCTGTTGCTATAAATGGTGAAATGATGCCATTAATAGACATTATCAGAAAAGCAAATGAAATTGCCGGTGAAAACGGTATCGGTAGAGTAGATACAATTGAAAACAGAATGATTGGTCTTAAAAGCAGGGAAATATACGAAACCCCCGGTGCAAAATTATTAATCGCAGCACACCAAGCATTAGAAGAATTAGTTTTAACTACTGACGAATTAAGATTTGCAGAATACATGTCAACACTTTATGCTGGTTTAGTATACAGAGCTCTCTGGCAAGAACCTTTAAGAGAAGATTTAGACCAAGCAATTGATAAAATGCAAGAAAGAGTAAGTGGAGAAGTTGTAATGAAATTGTTTAAAGGTTCAATCCAACCAATCGTTAGAAAATCTCCTTTCAGCTTACACAGCATTGAACAAATTACCTTTGAAGACAAAGAAACTGACCAAAGAGAAGTCGAAGGCATGATTAAATACCACGGCCTTCAAGCTGTAAATTATCAAAAATTAAACAGATAG